The Henckelia pumila isolate YLH828 chromosome 2, ASM3356847v2, whole genome shotgun sequence genome includes a window with the following:
- the LOC140878607 gene encoding uncharacterized protein: MSIVSFTSLASAPAHGEKPPKFSGADFKRWQQKMLFYLTTLNLSRFLKEDPPVVVEGDSDTQRRTAVDALNHSDFLCRNCILNGLDDTLYRVYSSVKTVKELLNSLEKKYKTEDAGIKKFVVGKFLDFKMIDSKTGMSQVQEIQIILHDLLAEGMEINEPFQVASIIEKLPPLWKDFKNYLKHKLKELKLEDLIVRLHIKEDNRNTEVKSNKKMMKTKAKANLAESSTSHKRKLPHDGKRRNSKEVATTVANRII; encoded by the coding sequence ATGTCTATCGTTTCATTCACTTCACTCGCTTCTGCCCCTGCACATGGAGAAAAGCCACCAAAGTTTTCTGGTGCCGACTTCAAACGTTGGCAGCAGAAGATGCTCTTCTATCTGACCACACTCAATCTGTCTAGATTTCTCAAGGAAGATCCCCCTGTAGTCGTTGAAGGCGATTCTGACACTCAAAGGAGGACCGCTGTTGATGCATTGAACCACAGCGATTTTCTGTGCAGAAACTGTATATTGAATGGCCTTGATGACACTCTCTATCGTGTCTACTCCTCTGTGAAGACTGTCAAGGAACTCTTGAATTCCTTGgaaaagaaatacaaaactGAAGATGCTGGCATAAAGAAGTTTGTGGTTGGCAAGTTTCTGGACTTCAAGATGATCGACTCAAAAACTGGGATGAGTCAAGTGCAAGAAATACAAATTATCTTGCATGACTTGTTGGCCGAAGGTATGGAGATCAACGAACCGTTTCAAGTCGCTTCTATCATCGAGAAGTTGCCACCGCTGTGGAAGGATTTCAAAAACTACCTTAAGCACAAACTTaaggagttaaaacttgaagacCTTATTGTGAGGCTTCACATAAAGGAAGACAACAGAAACACTGAGGTCAAGTCAAATAAAAAGATGATGAAAACCAAGGCCAAAGCAAATCTGGCGGAATCTAGTACAAGTCACAAGAGGAAGCTCCCCCATGATGGAAAACGAAGAAATTCCAAGGAAgttgctacaactgtggcaaaCCGAATCATATGA